The following proteins are encoded in a genomic region of Cryptomeria japonica chromosome 11, Sugi_1.0, whole genome shotgun sequence:
- the LOC131860292 gene encoding dirigent protein 16-like: MARKTNELLFLMLLIVWGSYVTATRQLLTDIPEAEEEGSSSSKTITFFMHHITEEPNPTAKPGLGLGGLQGSGNAISGLQAPIGNNINFNGIGNGNGPLPLTIPSGAINNSPFFGQLPISSTNGGVQGIGSLIPGLGLNAPGLGFQNSFPSTNIINGGLNPQNPLGRESGIPLNNVIVIEDTLTEGPDLHSSSVLGKGEGYYYHLPNTAEEEDPNTMLLAFTAKFEGSEYGGSSIEFSGKDNIALAQREVAVVGGSGVFHDAQGHALIETVSDTVDETVLKFTVTLTY, translated from the coding sequence ATGGCACGGAAGACTAACGAGCTTCTTTTTCTGATGCTTCTCATTGTGTGGGGTAGTTATGTGACTGCGACTAGACAATTACTAACAGATATCCCAGAAGCAGAAGAAGAAGGGTCTTCAAGTTCAAAGACTATCACTTTCTTCATGCACCACATAACGGAAGAACCCAACCCCACTGCCAAGCCTGGACTTGGACTTGGAGGACTTCAAGGCAGTGGCAATGCGATCTCTGGCCTGCAAGCCCCCATTGGAAATAACATCAACTTCAATGGCATTGGGAATGGGAATGGTCCTCTCCCATTGACTATTCCAAGTGGAGCTATCAACAATTCTCCTTTCTTTGGCCAGCTGCCTATCTCTTCCACCAACGGAGGAGTGCAGGGCATAGGCTCACTTATTCCTGGCCTTGGCCTTAATGCACCTGGCTTGGGCTTTCAGAACTCCTTTCCCAGCACAAATATTATTAATGGCGGGCTAAATCCTCAGAATCCACTTGGAAGGGAATCGGGTATCCCTCTGAATAATGTGATTGTGATTGAGGATACTCTCACAGAAGGTCCTGATCTCCACTCATCTTCTGTGCTTGGAAAGGGAGAGGGATATTATTATCACTTGCCCAACACTGCTGAAGAGGAAGATCCCAATACAATGTTGCTGGCTTTCACAGCTAAATTTGAAGGTTCTGAATACGGAGGCAGCAGCATAGAATTCTCAGGCAAAGACAACATTGCATTGGCACAGAGGGAGGTTGCAGTAGTAGGTGGGAGCGGGGTGTTCCATGACGCTCAAGGTCATGCTCTCATCGAGACAGTTTCGGACACAGTGGATGAGACAGTGCTCAAATTCACAGTCACACTTACCTATTAA
- the LOC131860293 gene encoding L-type lectin-domain containing receptor kinase IX.1-like, protein MDNNHVGINVNSVVSKMNISVSDGVAKKLQLFFFSAMDMLYGKPITPILSYDIDLMVGLALLLARWRHGNPNNLKTKELDKHFSQGPRKFSYSVFRAATKNFNNDQMLGKGGTSLQRHLVSIKGDCGSKRISQVSKQGQKEYISEVSIFSKLRHRNLVQLHGWCHEKGCLLLVYEFQPNGTSALLYLHEEWDQRVVHRDIKASNVMLDGKFIGKLGDLELARVVERERAVSDTTMLAGTFGYLAPECVVTRKASLESDVFNFGAACLEIACGRRAMDRSLDDHNWRLVEWVWDLHGKGKILEATDAKLDGNFNGEEMESVLLVGLLCSHLDPKARLSIRQVIDILKMKAPLPPLPLSYPKLVYTTSHGPIN, encoded by the exons ATGGATAACAATCATGTGGGAATCAATGTGAATAGCGTTGTTTCCAAGATGAATATCTCTGTCAGCGACGGGGTAGCAAAGAAACTCCAACTATTTTTTTTTAGCGCAATGGATATGTTATATGGAAAACCCATAACACCAATCTTGTCTTATGACATAGACCTCA TGGTCGGTTTGGCACTGCTCTTAGCCCGGTGGCGGCATGGTAACCCCAACAATTTGAAAACCAAAGAGTTGGACAAACACTTTTCTCAAGGCCCGCGTAAGTTCTCCTACTCTGTCTTTCGTGCTGCAACGAAGAACTTCAACAATGATCAAATGCTTGGAAAAGGAGGGACAAGTCTACAGaggcatcttgtctccatcaaagGAGACTGTGGCAGTAAAAGAATATCGCAAGTCTCCAAACAAGGGCAAAAGGAATATATTTCAGAAGTGAGTATATTCTCTAAACTGAGGCATCGGAACCTTGTGCAGCTCCACGGATGGTGCCATGAAAAGGGCTGCCTGCTTCTTGTCTACGAATTTCAGCCAAACGGAA CCTCTGCTCTTCTATATCTTCATGAAGAATGGGATCAACGTGTTGTGCACAGAGATATAAAGGCTAGCAATGTAATGTTGGATGGAAAATTCATAGGAAAGTTGGGGGATTTAGAGCTGGCAAGAGTGGTGGAACGTGAGCGTGCAGTCTCGGACACAACAATGCTGGCAGGCACATTTGGGTATCTTGCACCTGAATGTGTGGTTACCAGAAAAGCAAGCTTAGAATCAGATGTCTTCAATTTTGGGGCTGCGTGCCTAGAAATTGCCTGCGGAAGGAGGGCTATGGACCGGAGCCTGGATGATCATAATTGGAGATTAGTCGAATGGGTTTGGGACTTGCATGGAAAGGGCAAGATTTTGGAAGCCACAGATGCAAAGCTGGATGGAAATTTCAATGGTGAGGAGATGGAGAGCGTATTATTAGTGGGATTGTTGTGCTCTCATCTGGATCCCAAAGCAAGGCTGAGCATAAGACAGGTGATAGATATCCTGAAAATGAAAGCTCCACTCCCTCCTCTTCCTTTGAGTTATCCAAAACTAGTGTACACTACCTCTCATGGTCCTATCAATTGA